The Rouxiella sp. WC2420 region ATGAGCGAAGTCATCGCCTTTGGTGATAATTTCAATGACCTTAGCATGCTGGAAAACGTCGGCCTTGGCGTGGCGATGGGTAACGCCGTTGATGAGATTAAGTTACGTGCCGGGCTGGTGATCGCCGACAACGAACAACCGGGCATTGCAGATGTGATCCGCACAAAAGTGCTTTAGAGTATTTTAGCCCGTGAGAAATTGCGGGTTATCCATAAAAAAACCCGGCGTGATGACCGGGTTTCATTAGCAATAGGCAGAGATTCAGCTTTTAGGTTCGCTGTGTGACTCTTTTGAGTGACCGACTTTGGAAATCACGTTAAACAGCTCGCCCATGCCGTAAATCAGACCTAATACCAAGGCGATAAAAATAGGCACCATAATTATCGCAAACAGCAAACTTTCCAGTAGTTCCAACATGATAGCCTCTCTTCGCTAAAGCATCAGCCTTTTAAGCAAATGCAAAAATATGTAACTAATCTTAACAGCGTTTTGGCTGATTTACTTTAGCTTTTCGCCAACTCTTTAAGAACTCCCAGCAATCGGCGACAATGCCCTATTATCAAGTTATGCCTCAAACCATAACTTTTGCTGACGCCAAGGTTGGACCCTCATTTATGCAAGCTGAAATCCTGTTAACCCTGAAACTGCAACAGCGCGTGTTCGCCGACCCGCGCCGTATCGAATTACTTAAACAGGTAAAAATTACCGGCTCAATCAGCCAAGGGGCAAAGCTGGCCGGAATTAGTTATAAAAGTGCCTGGGATGCGATTAACGAAATGAACCAGCTAGCCGACCAAACGCTGGTTGAACGCAACACCGGCGGCAAAGGCGGTGGCGGCGCGGTGCTGACTCGCTACGGCGAGCGCCTGATCCAGCTGTTTGATTTACTTGCCCAAATCCAGCAAAAAGCTTTTGATGTGCTTAAAGATGACGGCCTGCCCCTCGACAGCCTGCTCGCGGCGATCTCTCGTTTCTCGCTGCAAACCAGCGCGCGTAATCAGCTTTTTGGTACAGTCATCGAGCGCGATCATGAAGAGGTCCAACAGCATATCAATGTCCTGCTTGCCGATGGTAAAACGCGGATTCGTGCCGCTCTCACGCAACAAAGCGCCGACCGTCTTTCTTTGCTCCCAGGCAAAGAGATCCTCGCACTGATAAAAGCGCCGTGGATAAGCCTGAGCTATCAGGCCAGCAATAACGATAACGCGTTGTTAGGGAAGGTTCAGAGTATCCAGCATGGTGCGGATAACTGTGAGGTACTGATTGCCCTGCAAGGGGGCGAAATTCTGTGTGCCACTCTGGCGACTAAAGAAGTCGATAAAATGGCACTCAAAGAAGATGCAGAGGTCTACGCACAATTTGATGCCGACCAGGTGATTATCGCCACGCTGTGCTAAAGCTATTATTAATCAATATCTTGCATTTTTAGCGCTGACAGTTTGCAGAATTGTCAATTGACTTGGGCCGGTGATGAGCTTATCCCTAAAATTCTTAATGATTCATTTTAATAAGAATCTCAGGGTATAAGACCCCGCGCGGGCAACCCCAAGGTCATAAGCAGGCAGGAGCAAAATGTCATCTTTATCTATTTCACAAGCCATTTTCCGTCTTAGCGATACGCGCACTCTCGATTTACCCGAGTTAACCTTGCGCCAGGGTGAAACCTGGTCTTTC contains the following coding sequences:
- a CDS encoding AcrZ family multidrug efflux pump-associated protein; translated protein: MLELLESLLFAIIMVPIFIALVLGLIYGMGELFNVISKVGHSKESHSEPKS
- the modE gene encoding molybdenum-dependent transcriptional regulator; amino-acid sequence: MQAEILLTLKLQQRVFADPRRIELLKQVKITGSISQGAKLAGISYKSAWDAINEMNQLADQTLVERNTGGKGGGGAVLTRYGERLIQLFDLLAQIQQKAFDVLKDDGLPLDSLLAAISRFSLQTSARNQLFGTVIERDHEEVQQHINVLLADGKTRIRAALTQQSADRLSLLPGKEILALIKAPWISLSYQASNNDNALLGKVQSIQHGADNCEVLIALQGGEILCATLATKEVDKMALKEDAEVYAQFDADQVIIATLC